A stretch of Polypterus senegalus isolate Bchr_013 chromosome 3, ASM1683550v1, whole genome shotgun sequence DNA encodes these proteins:
- the LOC120526699 gene encoding uncharacterized protein LOC120526699 encodes MLESQYVRLGYLTPWNRQSLDRLMGGVLQSSPVDTGMHKDRSNETTEEMDFLRGPQTMTINRVVEATHSFVKVGLLTALLLVSGSTELQPDRTEELVAVGGDIMVSCHYDRSMFVFNNKYWCQGESRRNCVILISTKGQTQVKQGRFSAWDNRQGLFLVRMEQIVLSDAGVYWCAIEKMYGDIMSAVRVKVQEPVAEPTLMFLDSPNISCLGLPVRISCSSARGSKVEYRWHKHDTHMDSALEGPPTFTLQCPHMQDSQAFVCSSFNSVSRRTSKPVTVQLLPPTQGVCTFHVTLPGGDHYQCPIPEVKTTQLVKTVESMRSQAEVTLGTGDAEDAMNVSVRCAF; translated from the exons ATGTTGGAAAGCCAGTATGTCCGTTTGGGGTACCTGACTCCATGGAACCGTCAGAGCCTGGATCGCCTCATGGGTGGTGTGCTACAGAGCTCTCCTGTAGATACTGGGATGCACAAGGACAGAAG CAATGAAACCACAGAAGAGATGGACTTCCTCCGAGGTCCACAGACAATGACAATAAACCGAGTGGTGGAAGCCACTCACAGCTTCGTGAAGGTCGGCCTGCTTACAGCTCTGCTCCTGG TTTCAGGTTCAACTGAGCTACAACCAGACCGGACAGAAGAGCTAGTGGCCGTCGGTGGAGACATCATGGTGAGCTGTCACTATGACAGGAGCATGTTTGTGTTTAACAACAAGTACTGGTGCCAGGGAGAGTCACGACGTAACTGTGTGATCCTGATCAGCACAAAAGGTCAAACGCAAGTGAAGCAAGGAAGGTTCTCTGCCTGGGATAACAGACAAGGTCTCTTCTTGGTGAGGATGGAGCAGATCGTCCTATCAGATGCAGGAGTGTATTGGTGTGCCATTGAAAAGATGTATGGCGACATCATGTCTGCAGTTCGAGTAAAGGTGCAAG AGCCCGTGGCAGAGCCCACTCTTATGTTCCTTGACTCCCCCAACATCTCCTGCCTGGGGCTGCCTGTTAGGATCAGCTGCAGTTCTGCTCGAGGCTCCAAGGTCGAGTATCGGTGGCACAAGCACGACACTCACATGGACAGCGCCCTTGAGGGCCCCCCCACTTTCACTCTGCAGTGCCCCCACATGCAGGACTCCCAGGCATTTGTCTGCTCATCCTTCAACAGTGTCAGCAGAAGAACCAGCAAGCCGGTCACAGTGCAGCTGTTGCCACCGACACAGGGGGTCTGTACCTTCCATGTGACTCTCCCCG GAGGGGATCACTACCAATGTCCCATTCCAGAAGTTAAAACGACTCAGCTTGTGAAGACAGTAGAGTCCATGAGGAGCCAGGCCGAGGTGACACTGGGCACTGGAGATGCCGAGGATGCCATGAATGTCTCTGTCAGGTGTGCCTTTTAA